A genomic window from Fusarium oxysporum Fo47 chromosome VIII, complete sequence includes:
- a CDS encoding uncharacterized protein (of unknown function-domain containing protein): MLRASLAKPSPPVLRRCMTSLASKKEGDISDAFTSLSGAQREPLPDRYRQLKLNLLQGRQDKIVQSWKKLLRELKRENEIVAKKGPGVIPQIDFKDLEKSSDGLREEVKKRGVVVVRGVIPEGEARAYKAEVEEYVAKNPSTRAFPPHDPQVYELYWSPPQLKARSHPNFLTVQHNLMSLWHTTTPTSISLSQPFSYADRLRIRQPGDASFALGPHIDGGSVERWEPEGYGAGHVYDAILQGNWDSYDPWDASGRVDAVNNRYDGLGACSMFRMWQGWMSMSHTKPGEGTLLVNPLVKLSMAYVLLRPFFKAKSERLGQGYLDEGNWELMRDVDSELQGATPGTGQELTGELHPHLELERTMVHVPEIQPGDFVAWHCDTIHSVDKVHAGTSDSSVLYIPICPITAQNAEYMVRQRDAFLRGTPGPDFPGGAGESGHVGRGTEKMLDGAARRAMGLSALRTEGENDVVAEANRILGF, from the exons ATGCTCCGCGCATCTCTAGCCAAGCCCTCCCCCCCTGTCCTCCGCCGCTGCATGACATCGCTAGCCTCCAAAAAAGAAGGCGACATCTCGGATGCATTCACTTCACTGTCCGGGGCCCAACGCGAGCCTTTACCCGATCGATATCGTCAGCTCAAGCTTAATCTCCTCCAAGGCCGTCAAGATAAGATTGTTCAATCGTGGAAAAAACTCCTTCGTGAGTTGAAGCGGGAGAATGAGATTGTTGCCAAGAAGGGACCAGGTGTTATTCCACAGATTGActtcaaggatcttgagaagagTAGTGATGGGCTGAGGgaggaggtcaagaagagagGCGTTGTTGTTGTGAGGGGTGTTATTCCGGAGGGTGAGGCGAGGGCGTATAAGGCTGAGGTGGAGGAGTATGTTGCTAAGAACCCATCTACACGAG CATTTCCACCTCACGATCCTCAAGTCTACGAACTCTACTGGTCGCCACCCCAACTAAAAGCCCGCTCACACCCAAACTTCCTCACCGTTCAACACAATCTCATGTCCCTCTGGCACACCACCACTCCCACATCCATCTCCCTCTCCCAACCCTTCAGCTACGCCGACCGCCTACGTATCCGCCAACCCGGCGACGCCAGCTTCGCTCTCGGCCCACACATCGACGGCGGAAGCGTAGAGCGCTGGGAACCAGAAGGCTACGGTGCAGGACACGTCTACGACGCCATCCTCCAAGGAAACTGGGATTCCTACGATCCCTGGGATGCCAGCGGACGTGTCGACGCTGTGAACAATCGCTACGATGGACTGGGTGCTTGTTCGATGTTTAGAATGTGGCAGGGGTGGATGAGCATGAGCCATACTAAGCCTGGAGAGGGAACGTTGCTGGTTAATCCGCTGGTGAAGCTATCGATGGCGTATGTGCTGCTGAGGCCGTTTTTTAAGGCAAAGAGTGAGAGGTTGGGGCAGGGGTATTTGGACGAGGGGAACTGGGAGTTGATGAGGGATGTTGATAGTGAGTTGCAGGGTGCGACGCCGGGGACGGGACAGGAGTTGACGGGGGAGTTACATCCGCATTTGGAGCTTGAGAGGACGATGGTTCACGTTCCTGAGATACAACCTGGAGATTTCGTAGCATGGCACTGCGACA CAATCCACTCCGTCGACAAAGTCCACGCCGGCACATCAGACTCTTCCGTCCTGTACATCCCCATCTGTCCAATCACAGCCCAAAACGCAGAGTACATGGTCCGACAGCGCGACGCTTTCCTCCGTGGGACGCCGGGACCGGATTTCCCTGGCGGTGCGGGGGAGTCCGGACATGTGGGGCGGGGCACGGAGAAGATGCTGGACGGAGCGGCTCGTCGGGCGATGGGCCTGAGCGCGCTGAGGACGGAGGGGGAGAATGATGTTGTTGCGGAGGCGAATCGGATCCTTGGGTTTTAA